The nucleotide sequence GTTTTTGAACTTCCCTGGACcttggtaaaatgagaggctggggCTGACGAGGGAACGCTgaggtccctttctgctctagACCTAAGACTTGTAGACCAACCCATAAAGAATGAGTCTTATAGGCTTTGAAATGGGGATAGTCACGCTCCTGGGGAGGGGGCAGCTTGGAAGGAAGAGCCCAGTCCCTGATCTGAGGTGGGCTTTGCAGGGGGACAGCAGCATCCGGTACTTTGAGATCACCGACGAGCCCCCCTTTGTCCACTACCTGAACACCTTCAGCAGCAAGGAGCCCCAGCGAGGCATGGGCTTCATGCCCAAGAGGGGCCTGGATGTCAGCAAGTGTGAAATTGCCAGGTcagcctttcccttctccctccccacccacaagATGCCCAGCCTGAGAGCCCcagtcacatacacacacacacacacacacacacacacacacacacacacacacatcatggtTCAATGAAGTCTTAGAtgtggattcagaggacctgggttcaaatcctacctgggTTACCTTggacctgggcctcagtttccctctttgttAAAATGAAGGGCTAGAACTCGATGGTCCCTGGGGTTCCTTCCAGTTGTAAAGCTATGATCTCATGAGTTTCCCAGACCTTGGAttcttctgtaaaaatgggggTGAGGTATTGGACTGAGAGATTTGACTTAGTTCATTCCCTGTTCTAAATATGTGATCCAATTggatcaatcagcaaacatttattaagcgcctgctgtATTTCGGGCACTGCCTTAGGGGCTGGCAACGTGAAGGCACAGAAATGAGACGATCCCTGCTCTCGAGGTGTCAAGATTCTATGGGGGGAGTGAGCCTTTCCCAGGGAAtgactttctctctcctctgggagggggaaagaggatgtCCCCCCCCTTCCTGGGCTAACTCTGTGCTGAAGCTGAGTTGGAAGATGGGTAGCTGAGCCAGGGTGGAGAGCGGgggtggtgggtggggagagaaggcttTCTAGAGCCAGTgagacctccccctccccaatcctcCAGATTCTACAAGCTGCATGAAAGGAAGTGTGAGCCCATCATCATGACCGTACCCCGAAAGGTGAGGGATCTGGGGGTTCCCTTGGGCTGGAGGGGGGATCAGACActtgtctctcagcctcagtttcctcacctgaaataaaaatattcaagcTGCTTATTTTACAGGCTAATTGGGAAGAAATGCTCTGTAAATGTTTGTGATGTATGATGTAAATATTACGAGAGAGACCAGCCCCATCACCTCTGGAGAATCTCTCAGAGCctgaggcaactctctgagaccaGGATCTTTGGATTCCTTGGGAGAGATTCAAGGGGGactgtgaacttgaatgggacCCAAAAGACCTCCATCTTTATTTCCCACTAACGTCTCATTGAAATGTACTGTTCCCTTTAATTATGAATTTTAAGAAACCTCTTTTTTAAACCAGGATTCTGAGAAAGTGTCCATGGGCTTCAGCAggctgcccaaggggtccagacaaaaaagggggaagcACGACAATAGATGGTGCTGTTCTGATTGAGATTAATAGGGGGAGTGAGTGCCTTGTAGGTGCCTCCTTAGAGGCAGCTTGACCTTGGCCACCTTGAAGCCCATAAGACCAGGGTCTGAGCCCCACTTCTGATGCCTGTGGATGGCTGTGTGATTCTGCataaggcacttaacctcttgtGGTCCAGAGCACCTTTCAAACACTCACTATAGAGAAAGGTGGCAACCTGCATTGGTGGATGGAagtcctcatctgggagttccctccGTCACCAAAATCAGATGCCCAGTCCCCATCCTTTTCCCTAGTATTGTAACTCAGGAGGACATTGCCTAGAGCTGTAGGATGCTGAAGAGAGTGACTCATGCTATGCAGGAAGGCCTTAGGGTGAAGATCCCACCTTGGCATGGTCAGATTCAGGAggctcacctcccccctccacatCCCTCCTGTGTAGTCAGACCTGTTCCAGGATGACCTATACCCTGACACGCCAGGCCCTGAGCCGGCCCTGGAGGCAGATGAATGGCTATCGGGCCAGGATGCAGACCCTGTGCTGATCTCCCTACGGGATGGCTACGTGCCCCCCAAGAGCCGAGAACTTCGGGTCACCAAGCGCAATGTCCTGGATGTCCGGCCTCCTGCGGGCCCTCGACGCAGCCAGTCTGCCAGCGATACCTCCTTCTCGGTGAGCTTGGTCCTATGTCAGTGGGACCCTGACTACTCCATCCTCACCCTGAGCTTCCCCTGGCTAAGCCTCAGTTCCCTatcaaaaaaaaggagaggtggGGGAGTTAGCCTAGATATCTCAGGAGGCAGTGTGGGGCAGTAGTAAGAACCCTGGATTCGAATCTTGCTTCTGACCTAAATCATGGTCTTCCTTCAATTAAATCCCACTTTTGACACTTCACCAGCCACCTCTCTGGCTTTCGGGGTCTTCCTCTGCAAAAGGGGTTGGGGTTGGAGGagaagacctctgaggtcccttccaggtagAGACCTCGATCCTAAGAGCCACTTGGGGAATGTCCAGTGGTCCTCCAGATCACCTCCTTCCTGGACCCTCACCTCAGTGGGGAGCAGAGGCCTTTCTGACACCCCATATCCTTCTAACCTTCCcttcagcagcaacagcagcagcagaccCTGGAGGCATTACTTGAGGAAATTAAGTCCCTCAGGGAGAGGGTCCAGGCTCAGGAAGAGCGAATCACAGCCTTGGAGAACATGCTTTGCGAATTTGTCGATGGCACTGACTAGCcttgccccccacccccgtcCCCATGCCCTGCTCCTATCTCCCTTCCTCTAACCCCAGGGTCAGAGGGGAGAACCTGGGGTAGGGTTGGGGTGGTCATGAATTGAAGCCAAGGGACTCCACCCCACAGAGGGGAGGGTGAAGAAGAATAGGATGCTTCCCCAGCTTTCCAATGGGGAATGGGGTGTAAATCCTTGGCAGGATTCACCTCTGAGATAGGAGCTCAGCCCCTCTCAATGGGACATTCATCCCCAACCTTGCGTGAACAGAGAGGGAGGGTGTAGGAAGGCAACACTGTATACCCCCTGAGGGGTGGGGTTGAGGGACATTGttagcagtcagtcaacaagcatttaataagctcctactgtgttcgaagcagaaaagacaaaaatgaacctatccctgtcctcaaagaccttacattctttTGGAGGAAACTTGGGATGTGAACTGAAGGCAGTGGGGGCAGTAGTGTGAAAAGTGAACTTTTTAGGCAAACCCTCATGGTTAGAGGCAAGGGAGGAGAGACAAGATGAAGACACCTTTGGGGAATGTGATGGCTAGTGGGGAATGGCCCCTTCTGCCCtggttttttccttcccttccctttctctgcccAGCCACTATACGGGTTGGAGGAGACCTGGGGAGGGAGAGGTTTCACATTAGCTGGGCTCTAGAAGTAGGGGCTTAGCTCCAGTCCTAGTGTAGGAGATCCAAGAAGGCAGAGACTTTCTATTTCATCACTGAAGGGggtaaggggggggggagggttctCTCTGGGATGGGCAGGGGGAGaaaaccccacaggaaaggacAGAAGCCTGAAGGGCCTCCCAGGCCCCTCACCCATGGTTGGGTGACATCCCCTCCTCCGTCTCAGATCTCACCATCCACCTCCCCAACAGCACATGGGCTCCTATCCTGGTGTGTGAAGGctgccaccacacacacacaccctctcttcACACTAGGCCAGGTGTGAAGGTATGGCTTGGAATAGAGCAGattctccaccccctcccttgCCCCTGTCTTTCCCTGGCCCTCATCATGGGCTCTTCTCTTTAAAAAGGAACTTGTGGAGGATcgaaaaagtaaatattttattaaatattcagcCTGGGtctagtgtgtatgtatatgtctgtctgtGGACCAagatggagggagacagagggtTCAGGCTAGCCTGGGGCTGCAGGTCAGGTGCTTGGCTGAAAAGGATGGAACTTCCATCCCAGTGAGTACCCAGGGGGCAGGGGACCCCTGCCCCTTTGCCCACAGCGGCTACATCCCTTAGGGAGGGATGCGGAAGGAGCTGGCGTGACTGGGCTTCCTCACCAAGTACCTAGGAAATGTTGGGATGCATGCGTTGCttgcttccctccccatcccacatCTGGGGTATCCTGTCCAGTTCTGGGTCCTCCATCTTAGGGAAGACAAACTGAAGCCACACCAGAGCAGTGACAGCATTGGAAATCATGGCATAGAAGGTCTcctgggggaagagaagaacCTTTAGCCTGACGAGGAGGcttggaaggggaggaaagacatTTGTCTTTAAAGACCCTTTCACATGGAAGGATACAGCTTCTTTCTGCTGAGCACTGGGAGGGACCCGCTGGTGGGAGATACAGCAAAGCTTTTTTCGAATGGTTCAACATAATCAATCCCGTCCCAGgattcgggggggggggggcgggggacgGGGACGGGACCAGCCTGGGTGGCGGCAGGAGGACCACCTGCCACTCCGCCAGTGCCATACCTGGGGTTTAACGCCACACTGAGGTAGTTGGACCTCAAGAACAGCTCCGCCCAGACCCCCGCCAAACGCCCGCACATTCGGGGAGAGTGCCcagcctcctcccccacctccccatgggcttttcccaataaaatcagtCTCAAGAGGAGAACTGCCTGTTTTAaagcctttttgtttgttttgttttatttgtgtctCTTCTGCTGGAGTGTCCCTGGCCCGGGGTGGGGGAATGACTGGGAGAGGTGGGTGGGACAGGAGGGTTCAATCTTGTTGCTTTTTTgtcgtgtgcgtgtgtgtgtgtgtgtgtgtgtgtgtatttggagtTGTCTGGCTGGGCAGGCCCTTCTCACAGTGTGAGCCAGTCCTTTGGGGATGGGGGGGCGGGGTTGTGTGCATCGGGACCCTTGCCCGGGGGTCTGTGCTTCTTGGggctgggtggggaaggagagagcaggGAGGAGTTAGCACCATTGGGTGGAAGGTTTCTGTGGTTGCACCCTCAGCGGGGGTGGGTGGGATAGCAGcagctggtgggggtgggggcgggggggcatGTGGTGCCAGGGGGCATCAGGAGAGCTGGGTGTGACCCCCTCACACACCACACCTCCACCACTACCATCTCAACCTCAGATCTCATGACCTGGGCTCCTGGAGTCCCTATGCCCAGTATGCCCCCTCCGCCCAACCTCTGAGACACCAGAGGGTAGCCTGGGCCGTCGCCGGCACTGAGGAAGGGGCACCACATACGATGGGGGTGACACTTTACCCTCCTCCCTGCTCTTGCAGCCCATGATGGAGGAGCAGCGCTGGCCCCCAGGCACGGGTTCCAGCGTTGTTCCCCACCACCTGGGAGAGGTCAGGGCCACCCTGAGAAccaggaggggtggggaagggggagctgGCTGCAGCGCCCAAGGCGCCCAGGCCCAGCTAAGTGCACTTGACTCAGGGAGGGGTCGAGGGGGGCCAGGCCCCTCCGAGGTGCTGGTTTGTGTTGGGGTGGAGCACACGGGGTGGAGCTgagcacccctcccccccagggggttgggctagatatgGAAAGGGGTCTAAGAACATTTCCCCAGGGCAGAGTAAGCAGGCAAGGAGTCAGTATTGGGGCAAAGGGGCCAGGGCTCAGACAGCCTACTGCTCACCCATCCCTCCGCCTACCTAGGGCTCCGAGCTGCCCCTCTAGTGATGCTCTGGAAAGGGTACTTGAATCATGAGTGGAAGTGGGACAATGAAAGGCTCACCCTGCCCACCTAGGGAAGGGCTGGGGAGAATCTGCTCGGGTCggtggctgggggagggaggagggcagggcacAGCCTGGGAGGAACGGACCAGAGCCACACTGCCCCGGGGCCAAAGAGGCTCCCTTGATCCTGCAGGTGCCCTCCAGGCCCTTCTGCTCTGGACCTCCACCGCCTGCctggcccttcccccaccccagcaccgCCCCTCGCCCATCCCACACCCCTGTCACCACCTCGGAATTCTGGTCGCCCTACTCTGTCCAAGGTCCCCAATTTTTGACCCCAGTGCTCATGTGGCACTACCAGAGGCTCGGTTCTAAACccctcccatttcccttcctcccagtGGCTCAATCTGAgtatggggatggggatggggttgAGGTGGGGGGGAaatgtccttcccctccccttcagtCACGTCCGGGCCCGCCCTCCACCAAGCCAGTGGGGAGGACTTGTCCTGGGCTCTGACCCACAGCGGGCATCCCCAGCCTTAGCACCCTGAGGATCGGTCCCCATGAGGCTGGAGGCGGAGGGCCCTGCCTGGGgagtggagagggggagggggagagggggggccACGGGGGCTACTGCTCAGTCAGCGACAACTGAAGGATCCTCTtgaactcttcctcctcctggcgCTCCCGCCGTTCGGCCTCCTCCTGTTCCTGGGCCGACAGCTCCATGGCCAGACGAAGTTGCTCATCGTAGCTAGGGAAGACGTGGCCGGGGCGGCCAGGGCTGGGGGCGGAGGCTGGGGGGACCGGGGGGCCGGGCTGCCGCTGGGGAGTGTGCTGGGGGGGCCTGTGGGGAGAGGAGAACGGTGATACAATTCAACCGACCCGGCCCTTTCCGCTCTTTCCATGGGGGAGGCCGGAGGAACAAGGACCAAGATCAGAGGCAGGTCACTGCTGGGAACTTCATAGGCCACTCAAGCCAACCCGCtggttttacagaggaagaaactgagtcccaaggaggAACTCCCAGACCAGCCTggggagaggaagtgatttgcccaaagtcccatagctgggaagcaggagaaggagaatttgaacccaggtcctcggaCTGGAATCTGATCCAGAACTCTTTCCCTTACATTAAATTGGTCTGGGGACATTCTGACCTTTGCCTAGGCTTGGGGGATTTGTCTGGCCTGCTTTTGAGAGGCTGCCCCAACCTGAAAAGGTATTTCCACCAAAAGCCTTGGGAAGGGGGACCCTCCCCCCCAGCACCTGGGCTTCAATAGAGCGCAGCCTGCCTAGGGTATGGGGAGGGGGGTGCCCTGGGGCTCTAACCCCTTTGCCCTGCTCACTGTGGGCAGGGAGTCAGGCACCCTGGAGGGTCTGGGAGAGAAATCCCCAATCCCTCTCCCCTACCTTGGGGCCACCCAGGGCTTTGGTTGGAACCCCAGAACTCCCACTTGGCCCCACCTGGtgccctctgtccctctgtcacTGACCTGTCTGGCCTTCGGCCTTCCTGGGACATGGGGTGGGTGCCAGGCTTGCTATTGGTCAGCGCTTCCCAGATGGTGACCTGGGAGAGGGGGCACCGGGCATGTTAACCTGACCCTGAAGTcacccgcccccccaaaaaatcactACTCCTTTCCCATCCCCAGCATAAGGCCTTCTGGGCTTTTCCCCTGGGGGGTGGGTAAgaggtggtgggagggagagggcaagGATTGGGGAAGGACTGACCCACTCAATCCCTGGGTCCCAGCTGATGGATGGTGTGGCCCCATAGGGTGCCCTGCCTCCACCCCAGGCCCAGGAGAGGCTGAGCCAGAAGCGGGCACTGCCAGCTGGGCACACCTGGTCATATTCACTGCCTGCCTCTAACAGGCTCTGCTGGATGGCAAACTGCAGCAAATCATCCTCTTCCTCTCGGCCTGGCTCCCTCTGGCTGCCTAGGACACTGTACCCCCGAGGCGCCTCGAACAGGGAGGGTGCGATCTCACAGCCTCGGCATGACGCTGGGCAGGGGGCAGATCAGGtggtagggagagaaagagagacacatgAGTGAAGAAGGGCCAGGAGACCTGGGAGGGACCATAGGCATCATCTAGCTgcgcccccccccaccaccattttatggaagagaagaaaggccaAAAGAGGGAGAATAACTATCCAgtgttagagtcaggatttgaacacagttctaGGCATCAGCCTGTACTTATCTGACTACACCACCCTGGGAAGCCCTGCTGGTGAGGGAGTCCTTCTGTGTCTCTGCTTGCCTCatatcccaccccacctccccccagaCCACACCAGGCATCTCCAGGGCTTTGGGCAGTGAAGACCAGGACTCCTTAAGCTGCTAtggtggggggtagggggtgcagggtggggtcagggaaaaggaggagaaggtgtCTCACTCATGGAACTGGAGCTGCTGATGCTGGAGTTGTCGCTGCTGGGGGATGGGGCTTCGCTGCTAGGGCTGCCTCGGACAGAAGTCACAGGCTCATCACAGCCATTGAGGTTCCCGAACGTGATTCGGGCATTAAGGATGTGGAAGATGGGGATttctggggaagagagggaagggagagaagagtgcTGAGAATGTCCTCCCTGCCTTTTCTCATGGCCCATCTTGATGCAGGCTTCCCCCTCCTACCCACCCAGTCTGACCAAGCTTGGCCCACAGCCTTGGCCTAACACTGGGCAGAAAGGCATTCAGTCATTCACTTAGGGAGCACTTGTGtagtacctactgtataccagacaTTGTGTTTGGTAATGAGGAGGCCAAGGCAAAGATCCaaagagcccctgccctcaaggagcttatgttttccTAGGCTTCGGATTCAGCTAGTTCATAAGGCAAGATGGAATggaccttgaaggtcatctaCAACCTCATCATAGAgacaagaaaactaaggccctgaGGCAGAAAGGGACTTGTCTaaagtgagagaggaagaggaaggaggagaaggaggaggaggaggaagaggaggaggaggggggaaaagaggaggaggaggggggaaaagaggagaaagaggaggaagaggaggaggaaaaggaagaggaggaggaaaatgaagaggaggaagaggaggagaaggaaaaggaggagggggagagagggaaggaaggagagagaggagaaagaggaagagggagaggagccagagagacaaagagagagagatagagacagacagaaagagaggagaaaggaaaagagaggaaagaaaagaggaaggcagaaaaaggggagagggagaggaagaaaaacaaatagagagacaaaaggagaaaggagggagacagagacagaaagataagagaatgagaaagagacacagagactgagacagagagaaagaaagacgcAAAAAGGGGgcaacagagaaagggagagggaggtggggagagaggcagacagagaaagagaaaggaagaggggagagaaaagaagggggggtaagggagggagagagagacagagatggggagaaagagaggagagaaaaggggaaaacagaaagaggaagggagagggagagagacagagattaagagacagaaggagagaagagagaaggggaagacagagggggtggagggagggagggagaaggagagagtgcACCACATTAAGATGTCCCAAGGCCTGGAGGCAGTGCTCTTGTGCTCGGCACTCCCCATAGCCCCTTGACCTCAGGCCTGGGCAGAGGGACAGAACTGAGTGGACAGGTTGGCAGGGGAGAGATGAGAGGCACACTCACCAATCTTGACAGGAAAACCAGGAGGCAGGCGCAAGGTGATGAAGTCTCGGAGCTTGGCGAAGAGGGCATTGCTGATGGCCATGAGGTCGATGATGGGAGCCACCTGCTCACACAGGGACAGTGGGTGCTCCTCACATAGCCATAGTTTGGCTTTGAACCTAGGGTGCCAGACCCCCAAGGTGAGGTGGGGGATGGAGATCTTAGGGAAGGAAGGGTCACCGCTTCAAGttatcctcccccttcccccaacccatgCCCCACGTCCCTTCTCAAGGAGCCAGCCCCCTGCTTCCTGCCATGCTCAGAGCCTGGGAATCAAGGTGTCCTCACTTCTGGGTCTTGGTGGTGAGCTCCATGGGCCGCCCCATGTCCCGGTTACCAAGCTCGAAGCTGGGGTTGAAATACTCCTCTGCTGTGATGGCGGTGGGGTTGGTATGGCTCAGCGTCTGAGTGATCAGGGTCTGTGCCAGGAAATCAGTTCAATTCATTCCAATTGAAACAGAACATACACAGGATCCAAGGATCCTGGTGCCAGTACTGAAAGAACCTCATGGGCcatctagcccagccccctcattttactgatgaagaaactgaggtccaggcagCTGAACTGACCTTCTCAAGGTCATACATataataagtgtcaaaggcagaatttgaactctggtctctgATGCCAGAGCCAGTGCTCCCTCCATTCCAAGGCACTGTTTTCCGCTATGGTATGAGAAAACCACAATGAAACAGTCTCAGGCCTCCAGGAGTTTGTGTCCTATTGTGTGTGAGTGGGGAGGGCACAGGGGTAGAAGATGGAAGAACAaagaagcaaatataaaataaatatggcaTCATTTGTGGAGGAGATGGAGCCAACAACTAGGGGAATCGGGAATGGTTTCTGATAGACGTTGGGGCTTGAGCCTGAAGGGAATCAGGGGTTCCATGATGGGGAgtttaggagggagggaaggccaAACATAGGGCACAGCCTAGACAAAGGACAAGAGGTGGGGGATGGAAGGTGATGGAAGAGGAGCCGCTATATTAGGCAGAGTACAGTCAGACCATCCATAGCATGGGCCAGTAAGGCCAGAGCTTAGGGCGCTGGAGGGTGAGGAGTATAAAGTAAGCAGATTGTGGAAAGCATTAAAAGCCATAGTAGTTggtattttatcccagagacaACAGGGTCTCCTAAGCAAAGGactggcatggtcagacctatttTAGGGACATCAGTTTGGCGGCTGTGTGGAGAATGTATTGGTACATGAGACAAAAATCCCACCTCCACCTGCTATGATCCCCAATGGGGTAAGCGCCTTCAGGGGATGGATCTCCCCTCAGCCTTGCCCAGTGGACAAGCAAGCAATGGACAAGTATTTACCAAGCTCTTGccgtgtaccaggcactgtgctcggtacaaggatacagagaaagataaaagcagtctctgccctctcctGCTCTCCAGGCCACCGTCAGGCTGACACAGCCTGCTGGTATCCAGGAGTTCTGgagttgaggggaggggaagagtaggATCTCATCAGGCTATTAGGGGACAAGCGGAGGTCTAGAACAAAGTCTCCCCAATACTTCCTTTCTGTCCTGCCCCCACACTCACATGGTCAACGTCACATGGTCACTTCCAGGCATGCCCCTCCCCAATGTGGCACTCACCCCATTATTGGGCCCCCCGTGCTGCTCAGCAATGCCCAGGAAGGACTGCAGTGGGGTCTTGCTCCCTGCAAGAGACAGAGGTCTCATCACATAGGCAGGTACCACCTGTTCCCACCTACTCCCCTTGGCACCCAGGCCCTGCAAGATCCATGGCAGGAAAGCAGAGACCAGGACCAGAATCATGCCCAAGGTAGAAAGCAGAAGGGCTGCCAAGGTCCCTCTCAACTCTGCCGTTCTACGGTTCTATCCCACACTGGGCAAGGCAGGCCTAGGAGCTGAGCAGGGTGCCAAAGGACCAGGGGAGGGCTGAAAACAGCCACCTTCCACCTCCCCCGGactaagagaaacaaaaaatcaCCACCATGATTTTTAATGATtgttttaatgaatgtttaatcATCATGATGATTTAATGATTTTAATTCACCACAAATGGTGAAATTAGTAACTGATGAGTATAATGCATTTGTCTTGGGGGCAGCAgggtagagtggatagaatgctggacatgagagtcaaaaagatctgggttctaatcctgcctcagacacatactagctacgtgaccctgggtaagccatcTGGGGCACCTGAAGTAAgagcctccacttcctcatctgtaagaaagaGATCATAATAGTCTAcatcaggggcagctaagtggcacagtgagtaaagcaccagccttggggtcaggaggatctgagttcaaatctgacctcagacacttgacacacttcctggctgtgtgaccttgggcaagtcacttaaccccaactgccctgccttcccccctcaaaaaaaataataattgtctATATCACACGGTCCTTATGAGGACCAAAGGGGAGAACAGTGATGCACTAAAAGTCTCATCTTCTGTTTGGTGGGGCTTCAGAAAGAATGGtactgttctttttttatttttaatttgtgttattGCTGTCTTTCTCAATCTATTGTGCAGGTGAATAAAATCACCATTTCCTACAAAAACATGAGGGAGTCATTAaacctttttcttcctcagtttccctccagagttgttttgaggatcaaatgaagtaatatttgtgcAGCGCCTGGCTcacagtagccacttaataaacacttgtctCCTTCCTTCATCTTCCATAGGTTCACTGAGAGCCTCCTCAGGACACCAATAGCAGATAGGATGGGGTCGATGTGTACTTTGTGTTTCTGCTAATTTTGATCACTTGTGCGAGGGCGCTCTATTCTGAAAGACTTTCATTCCACGTAATTTGGAGGTCATGAGTATTCAGGGAGGTGATGGCTATTGAAAATGTTGGTCCTGGATTTTTAAAGTCAGTATTGCGTCTAGATGACTGTGGGTAATGCCCTTATCTGTGGTAGTCCTCCAGTTCTAGcacagtttatttatttatacagttACACGCCAGAGAGCTGCAGGTATAGAATTCTTACGACTTGATAGTATCTAAGTATTCAGTATACGCTAAATACCATTTCCTTGCAAAATC is from Trichosurus vulpecula isolate mTriVul1 chromosome 7, mTriVul1.pri, whole genome shotgun sequence and encodes:
- the ANKRD13B gene encoding ankyrin repeat domain-containing protein 13B, which gives rise to MIASAARKGPEGRYPLHYLVWHNRYRELEREVRGGQVDIEQLDPRGRTPLHLATTLGHLECARVLLAHGADVGRENRSGWTVLQEAVSTRDLELVQLVLRYRDYQRAMKRLAGVPVLLEKLRKAQDFYVEMKWEFTSWVPLVSKICPSDTYKVWKSGQNLRVDTTLLGFDHMTWQRGNRSFVFRGQDTSAVVMEIDHDRRVVYTETLALAAHDRDVLLAAVQPTEEQVLSRLTAPVVTTQLDTKNISFERNKTGILGWRSEKTEMVNGYEAKVYGASNVELITRTRTEHLSEQHKGKIKGSKTPLQSFLGIAEQHGGPNNGTLITQTLSHTNPTAITAEEYFNPSFELGNRDMGRPMELTTKTQKFKAKLWLCEEHPLSLCEQVAPIIDLMAISNALFAKLRDFITLRLPPGFPVKIEIPIFHILNARITFGNLNGCDEPVTSVRGSPSSEAPSPSSDNSSISSSSSMTSCRGCEIAPSLFEAPRGYSVLGSQREPGREEEDDLLQFAIQQSLLEAGSEYDQVTIWEALTNSKPGTHPMSQEGRRPDRPPQHTPQRQPGPPVPPASAPSPGRPGHVFPSYDEQLRLAMELSAQEQEEAERRERQEEEEFKRILQLSLTEQ